A region of Crenobacter cavernae DNA encodes the following proteins:
- the thiE gene encoding thiamine phosphate synthase codes for MLSITSASASTLDGLYAITPDTPDSDWLMPRVSAVLAGGARIVQYRSKSQDTGLRREQATETQALCREHRALFIVNDDVRLAERLGADGVHVGRSDTSVTEARRLLGPQAIIGATCHDRPELARQAVSAGASYVAFGAVFPSGTKPDVVSAPLTLFADIPPLGVPVAAIGGITVENAGLAWETGTNMLAVIGGLFDTADPAAAARAILAARRWPMLSRRLPQQHQHDSLARRGKP; via the coding sequence ATGCTCTCCATAACGTCGGCCTCGGCGTCAACGCTGGACGGCCTGTATGCCATCACTCCCGACACCCCGGACAGCGACTGGCTTATGCCTCGGGTCTCGGCGGTACTGGCCGGCGGAGCACGCATCGTGCAATACCGCAGCAAATCGCAAGATACCGGCCTGCGGCGGGAACAGGCCACAGAAACTCAAGCCCTGTGCCGAGAACACCGTGCGCTTTTCATCGTCAACGACGACGTGAGGTTGGCCGAGCGACTGGGCGCCGACGGCGTACACGTCGGGCGCAGCGACACCAGCGTTACCGAAGCGCGCCGCCTGCTCGGACCGCAAGCGATCATCGGCGCGACCTGCCATGACCGGCCCGAGCTGGCCAGACAGGCGGTGAGCGCCGGCGCCAGCTACGTGGCCTTCGGCGCCGTCTTTCCCTCGGGCACCAAACCGGACGTGGTCTCCGCCCCGCTGACCCTGTTTGCTGACATCCCCCCACTGGGCGTCCCGGTCGCCGCCATCGGCGGAATCACCGTGGAGAACGCCGGCCTCGCGTGGGAAACGGGGACAAACATGCTGGCGGTGATAGGGGGGCTTTTCGATACGGCCGACCCTGCTGCGGCCGCTCGCGCCATCCTCGCCGCACGCCGATGGCCGATGCTCTCAAGGAGACTGCCGCAGCAGCACCAGCACGACTCGCTGGCCCGGCGAGGAAAGCCGTGA
- a CDS encoding thiazole synthase, translating to MHDPLIIAGKTYSSRLLVGTGKYKDFAETKEAVDEAGAEIITVAIRRTNIGQNPGEPSLLDVLPPSRYTLLPNTAGCYTAEDAVRTLRLARELLDGHSLVKLEVLGNADNLYPNMPETLKAAEILVGEGFDVMVYCSDDPIQAKRLEEIGCVAVMPLASIIGSGMGILNPWNLRLIIDNAKVPVLVDAGVGTASDAAIAMELGCDAVLMNSAIAHAKQPVLMAGAMKHAVQAGRKAFLAGRMPRKLYSASPSSPTSGMIAPSGGQ from the coding sequence ATGCACGATCCGCTCATCATCGCCGGCAAGACCTATTCGTCCCGTTTGCTGGTCGGTACCGGCAAGTACAAGGACTTCGCCGAGACCAAAGAAGCCGTCGACGAGGCCGGCGCCGAGATCATCACGGTCGCGATCCGGCGCACCAATATCGGCCAGAACCCGGGCGAGCCCAGCCTGCTCGACGTACTGCCGCCGTCTCGATATACGCTGCTGCCGAACACCGCCGGCTGCTACACCGCCGAGGATGCCGTCCGCACGCTGCGCCTGGCGCGCGAACTGCTGGACGGGCACAGCCTCGTGAAGCTCGAGGTGCTGGGTAACGCCGACAACCTCTACCCGAACATGCCCGAGACGCTGAAGGCGGCAGAGATACTGGTCGGAGAAGGCTTCGATGTGATGGTCTACTGCTCGGACGACCCGATCCAGGCCAAGCGGCTCGAGGAAATCGGCTGCGTCGCGGTGATGCCGCTGGCGTCGATCATCGGCTCCGGCATGGGCATCCTGAATCCGTGGAACCTGCGGCTCATCATCGACAACGCAAAAGTGCCGGTACTGGTCGACGCGGGGGTAGGCACCGCGTCGGATGCTGCCATAGCGATGGAGCTCGGCTGCGATGCGGTGTTGATGAACTCGGCGATTGCGCACGCCAAGCAGCCGGTCTTGATGGCCGGCGCGATGAAGCACGCGGTCCAGGCCGGGCGCAAGGCCTTCCTCGCCGGCCGCATGCCGAGAAAACTCTACAGTGCATCGCCGTCCTCCCCTACCAGCGGAATGATCGCCCCCTCCGGGGGACAATGA
- the thiS gene encoding sulfur carrier protein ThiS, with amino-acid sequence MHTVLVNGEQTELAARTSVRDLLEKMDLLERRVAVERNGGIVPRSRHGETWLIEGDRIEIIVAVGGG; translated from the coding sequence ATGCATACCGTACTAGTCAACGGCGAACAGACCGAGCTGGCCGCCCGCACCTCGGTCCGCGATCTACTGGAAAAGATGGACTTGCTGGAACGAAGGGTGGCCGTCGAACGCAACGGCGGCATCGTGCCGCGCAGCCGGCACGGCGAAACCTGGCTCATCGAGGGCGACCGAATCGAAATCATCGTCGCCGTCGGCGGCGGCTGA
- a CDS encoding putative Na+/H+ antiporter, which translates to MANAPNPAGAAILRGHFEDEAIHPFGLLLAALPPTIIAILAFRLL; encoded by the coding sequence ATCGCCAATGCGCCCAACCCCGCCGGCGCGGCGATTCTGCGCGGTCATTTCGAGGATGAGGCGATCCACCCTTTCGGCCTGCTGCTCGCCGCCCTGCCGCCCACGATCATCGCGATACTGGCTTTTCGACTGCTCTGA
- the thiC gene encoding phosphomethylpyrimidine synthase ThiC has protein sequence MNAATEQFLAATAHVDSAAIQPLPNSRKVYVEGSRPDLRVPMREISQADTPTQFGGEPNPPIYVYDCSGPYTDPAAKIDVRDGLAAIRAAWIEERNDTELLDGLSSEYGRAREADEKLDHLRFNLTRKPRRAKPGCNVSQMHYARQGIITPEMEYIAIRENMNRAAYIESVKAAGGKNERLLELMIRQHPGENYGAGMVDTITPEFVRQEVASGRAIIPNNINHPESEPMIIGRNFLVKINGNIGNSAVTSSISEEVDKMTWGIRWGADTIMDLSTGKNIHETREWILRNSPVPIGTVPIYQALEKVNGKAEDLTWEIFKDTLIEQAEQGVDYFTIHAGVLLRYVPMTANRMTGIVSRGGSIMAKWCLAHHKENFLYTHFEDICEIMKAYDVAFSLGDGLRPGSVWDANDAAQLGELKTLGELTQIAWQHDVQVMIEGPGHVPMQLIKENMDKELEWCHEAPFYTLGPLTTDIAPGYDHITSAIGAAQIGWYGTAMLCYVTPKEHLGLPNKDDVKEGIITYKLAAHAADLAKGHPGAQIRDNALSKARFEFRWEDQFNLGLDPDRARSFHDETLPKDSAKVAHFCSMCGPHFCSMKITQDVREFAASQGVSEQGALAKGMEVKAIEFVKGGAKLYDKV, from the coding sequence ATGAACGCCGCTACCGAACAATTCCTCGCCGCGACCGCCCACGTCGACAGCGCCGCCATCCAGCCGCTGCCGAACTCGCGCAAAGTCTATGTAGAAGGCTCGCGCCCCGACCTCCGCGTGCCGATGCGCGAGATCTCGCAGGCCGACACCCCGACCCAGTTCGGCGGCGAGCCCAACCCGCCGATCTACGTCTACGACTGCAGCGGCCCGTATACCGACCCGGCCGCCAAGATCGACGTGCGCGACGGCCTGGCCGCGATCCGCGCCGCGTGGATCGAGGAGCGCAACGACACCGAACTGCTCGACGGCCTTTCCTCCGAGTACGGCCGCGCGCGCGAAGCCGACGAAAAGCTCGACCACCTGCGCTTCAACCTGACGCGCAAGCCGCGCCGCGCCAAGCCGGGCTGTAACGTCTCGCAGATGCACTACGCACGTCAGGGCATCATCACGCCGGAGATGGAATACATCGCCATCCGCGAGAACATGAACCGCGCGGCCTACATCGAGAGCGTGAAGGCGGCCGGCGGCAAGAACGAGCGCCTGCTCGAGCTGATGATCCGCCAGCACCCGGGCGAGAACTACGGCGCCGGCATGGTCGACACCATCACGCCGGAATTCGTCCGTCAGGAAGTCGCCAGCGGCCGCGCCATCATCCCGAACAACATCAACCACCCGGAATCCGAGCCGATGATCATCGGCCGCAACTTCCTGGTGAAGATCAACGGCAACATCGGCAACTCGGCGGTGACCTCGTCGATCAGCGAAGAAGTCGACAAGATGACCTGGGGCATCCGCTGGGGCGCCGACACCATCATGGACCTGTCGACCGGCAAGAACATCCACGAGACGCGTGAGTGGATCCTGCGCAACAGCCCGGTGCCGATCGGCACGGTGCCGATCTACCAGGCGCTGGAGAAGGTCAACGGCAAGGCCGAAGACCTGACCTGGGAGATCTTCAAGGACACGCTGATCGAGCAGGCCGAACAGGGCGTCGACTACTTCACCATCCACGCCGGCGTCTTGCTGCGCTACGTGCCGATGACCGCCAACCGCATGACCGGCATCGTCAGCCGCGGCGGCTCGATCATGGCCAAGTGGTGCCTCGCGCACCATAAAGAGAACTTCCTCTACACGCACTTCGAAGACATCTGCGAAATCATGAAGGCGTACGACGTGGCCTTCAGCCTCGGCGACGGCCTGCGCCCCGGTTCGGTGTGGGACGCCAACGACGCCGCGCAGCTGGGCGAACTGAAGACGCTCGGCGAACTGACGCAGATCGCCTGGCAGCACGACGTGCAGGTGATGATCGAAGGCCCGGGCCACGTGCCGATGCAGCTGATCAAGGAGAACATGGACAAGGAACTGGAGTGGTGCCACGAAGCGCCGTTCTACACCTTGGGCCCGTTGACCACCGACATCGCCCCCGGCTACGACCACATCACCAGCGCGATCGGCGCCGCGCAGATCGGCTGGTACGGCACCGCGATGCTGTGCTACGTGACCCCGAAAGAGCACCTGGGTCTGCCGAACAAGGACGACGTGAAAGAGGGCATCATCACCTACAAGCTGGCCGCGCACGCCGCCGACCTCGCCAAGGGCCATCCGGGCGCGCAGATCCGCGACAACGCGCTCAGTAAGGCGCGCTTCGAGTTCCGCTGGGAAGACCAGTTCAACCTCGGCCTCGACCCGGACCGCGCGCGCAGCTTCCACGACGAGACGCTGCCGAAGGATTCCGCCAAGGTCGCACACTTCTGCTCGATGTGCGGCCCGCACTTCTGCTCGATGAAGATCACCCAGGACGTGCGCGAATTCGCCGCCAGCCAGGGCGTGAGCGAGCAGGGCGCGCTGGCGAAGGGCATGGAAGTGAAGGCTATCGAGTTCGTGAAGGGCGGCGCCAAGCTGTACGACAAGGTGTAA